Proteins encoded within one genomic window of Candidatus Dormiibacterota bacterium:
- a CDS encoding long-chain fatty acid--CoA ligase, protein MTTRAPASPARAAEPPAATSTLVEQFRRQLSERPDRPSLLLRAGGRWAPISWRQFGEAARRLSAWLVEEGVGEHGHVAIWSSNRPEWHIADMAVLCARCRPVPVYLTVSADQAAFVLGHSGAEVAVVESPATLERLLSVRDRLPALRRIVVLDAAEPVSADGLVISWEEALNRGQAVLDARSSELERRAASVESEDVATLIYTSGTTGPPKAVMLTHANVIAGVRAVMSLQPAYDDDRILSYLPLAHIAERLASEFRSYVIGNPTWFTSIERLGEDLREVRPSVFFGVPRVWEKMAARILGEVERQPSGRRLLGRWAIATGERVADLRQAGRPVPARLGARHALADRLVLSKVRAALGFDRARVLASGAAPIAPEVLRFFLALGLEICEVYGLSETTGATTFNRPGHARFGTVGPALPGIEVRLAGDGEILVRGATVFAGYHRDPAATAEVMLDGWFATGDVGELDAEGNLRITDRKKDLIITAGGKNISPSNIETALKNHALIANAVVIGDRRPYLSALITVDPVEAAARDLSAAAVRDAVAAHVEAVNAGLANVERVRRWTLLDHDFSVGDELTPTMKVRRKVVAERYAAEIEANYRDTAPSQSGDAFSGAGSARRSRE, encoded by the coding sequence ATGACCACTCGTGCTCCCGCCTCGCCGGCTCGCGCGGCCGAGCCCCCGGCCGCGACCAGCACCCTGGTCGAGCAGTTCCGGCGGCAGCTGAGCGAGCGTCCCGACCGTCCCTCCCTCCTCCTGCGCGCCGGCGGCCGCTGGGCCCCGATCAGCTGGCGCCAGTTCGGCGAGGCGGCGCGGCGGCTGAGCGCCTGGCTGGTGGAGGAGGGGGTCGGCGAGCACGGGCACGTGGCGATCTGGTCGTCCAACCGGCCGGAGTGGCACATCGCCGACATGGCGGTGCTCTGTGCCCGCTGCAGGCCGGTGCCGGTGTATCTCACCGTGAGCGCCGACCAGGCCGCGTTCGTCCTCGGCCACTCCGGCGCCGAGGTCGCGGTGGTGGAGAGCCCGGCAACCCTGGAGCGGCTGCTGTCGGTGCGTGACCGCCTTCCCGCGCTGCGCCGGATCGTGGTCCTCGACGCCGCCGAGCCGGTCTCCGCGGACGGCCTGGTGATCTCCTGGGAGGAGGCGCTGAACCGGGGCCAGGCGGTGCTGGACGCCCGTTCCTCCGAGCTGGAGCGGCGGGCCGCCTCGGTCGAGAGCGAGGACGTCGCCACCCTCATCTACACCAGCGGCACCACCGGGCCGCCCAAGGCGGTGATGCTCACCCACGCCAACGTCATCGCCGGGGTGCGGGCGGTGATGTCGCTCCAGCCCGCCTACGACGACGACCGCATCCTCTCCTATCTGCCCCTCGCCCACATCGCCGAGCGCCTCGCCAGCGAGTTCCGCTCCTACGTCATCGGCAACCCCACCTGGTTCACCAGCATCGAGCGGCTCGGCGAGGACCTCCGGGAGGTGCGCCCGTCGGTGTTCTTCGGGGTGCCCCGGGTGTGGGAGAAGATGGCCGCCCGCATTCTCGGCGAGGTGGAGCGCCAGCCATCCGGCCGCCGGCTGCTGGGACGCTGGGCGATCGCCACCGGCGAGCGCGTCGCCGACCTGCGCCAGGCGGGCCGGCCGGTGCCCGCCCGGCTCGGCGCCCGGCACGCCCTCGCCGACCGGCTGGTGCTGTCGAAGGTGCGGGCCGCCCTCGGCTTCGACCGGGCCCGGGTGCTGGCCAGCGGTGCGGCGCCGATCGCCCCGGAGGTGCTGCGCTTCTTCCTCGCCCTCGGGCTGGAGATCTGCGAGGTCTACGGCCTCAGCGAGACCACCGGCGCCACCACCTTCAACCGGCCCGGGCATGCGCGCTTCGGCACCGTCGGGCCGGCGCTCCCCGGGATCGAGGTGCGCCTCGCCGGCGACGGCGAGATCCTGGTGCGCGGCGCCACCGTGTTCGCCGGCTACCACCGCGATCCCGCCGCCACCGCCGAGGTGATGCTCGACGGCTGGTTCGCCACCGGCGACGTCGGCGAGCTCGACGCCGAGGGCAACCTGCGGATCACCGACCGGAAGAAGGACCTCATCATCACCGCCGGCGGCAAGAACATCTCGCCGAGCAACATCGAGACGGCGCTGAAGAACCACGCGCTGATCGCCAACGCCGTGGTGATCGGCGACCGCCGCCCCTACCTCAGCGCTCTGATCACCGTCGACCCCGTCGAGGCGGCCGCCCGCGACCTCTCCGCGGCCGCGGTCCGCGACGCGGTGGCGGCCCACGTCGAGGCGGTGAACGCGGGGCTGGCCAACGTCGAGCGGGTGCGCCGCTGGACCCTGCTGGATCACGACTTCAGCGTCGGCGACGAGCTGACCCCGACCATGAAGGTGCGCCGGAAGGTGGTCGCCGAGCGCTATGCGGCGGAGATCGAGGCGAACTACCGCGACACGGCGCCGTCTCAATCCGGCGACGCCTTCTCCGGAGCGGGCTCGGCCCGCCGATCCCGGGAGTAG
- a CDS encoding response regulator: protein MSPRPPRVLVIEDDAALRKVLELRLGLEGFEVAVACDGQAGLDRIEDFRPDAVISDLMMPRLDGYGFCRAARARPGLEQLPIVLLTAHQRDGDIDDLLELGGIVYMVKPFDARTLAGTLRRLTETALRGASSLGALTSDPCSS, encoded by the coding sequence GTGTCCCCCCGTCCCCCCCGGGTCCTCGTCATCGAGGACGACGCCGCGCTGCGCAAGGTGCTGGAGCTCCGTCTGGGCCTCGAAGGCTTCGAGGTCGCCGTCGCCTGTGACGGCCAGGCGGGTCTCGACCGCATCGAGGATTTCCGTCCGGACGCGGTCATCTCCGACCTGATGATGCCGCGCCTCGACGGCTACGGGTTCTGCCGCGCCGCCCGCGCCCGCCCCGGCCTCGAGCAGCTCCCCATCGTGCTGCTCACCGCCCACCAGCGCGACGGGGACATCGACGACCTGCTCGAGCTCGGCGGCATCGTCTACATGGTCAAGCCCTTCGACGCCCGCACCCTCGCGGGCACGCTCCGCCGGCTCACCGAGACGGCTCTCCGCGGGGCCTCCAGCCTCGGCGCACTGACCTCGGACCCCTGCTCGAGCTAG